A single region of the Aeromonas hydrophila subsp. hydrophila ATCC 7966 genome encodes:
- a CDS encoding AmpG family muropeptide MFS transporter, translated as MNTVRTPSWRDSLAVYLETRVLILFAMGFSSGLPLLLVFGTLSFWLREADVSLTDIGYMSWVALAYGFKWLWSPLVDRLPLPLLSRWLGRRRSWMLFSQLLIAASLVGMAFCDPKTQLAQLALFALLVAFASATQDIVIDAYRIESAPERLQAAMAASYMTGYRLAMIMAGAGALALAAWLGSNSGYDYNGWRLTYLLMAGLMSLGVITTLCCHEPVIDLANQNEQQAAHKALLLARGWPASLAGLGAWSHEAIWCPFADFFRRYGGSALLILGLIACYRISDVVMGVMSNSFYVDMQFSKTEVATITKVYGVIMTLVGAALGGVLVMRFGTLRILFLGALLTASTNLLFALLNEVGHNLELLTLIISLDNLSAGIATAAFVTYLSSLTNVAFSATQYALFSSVMLLLPKLLAGFSGRFVEQFGYSSFFISTSLLGIPVLILIVLVAKRGRSLLSQSDK; from the coding sequence TTGAACACTGTCCGTACACCGAGCTGGCGAGACTCGCTCGCCGTCTACCTTGAGACTCGGGTTCTCATCCTGTTTGCCATGGGATTCTCTTCCGGCCTGCCGCTGCTGCTGGTGTTCGGCACCCTGTCGTTCTGGCTGCGCGAAGCGGATGTCAGCCTGACCGACATCGGCTACATGAGCTGGGTGGCGCTGGCCTACGGCTTCAAGTGGCTGTGGTCACCGCTGGTGGATCGGCTGCCGCTCCCGCTGCTCTCTCGCTGGCTGGGCCGGCGCCGCAGCTGGATGCTGTTCTCCCAGCTGCTGATCGCCGCTTCACTGGTGGGCATGGCCTTCTGCGATCCCAAGACCCAGCTCGCCCAGCTGGCCCTGTTCGCCCTGCTGGTAGCGTTTGCCTCCGCCACCCAGGACATCGTCATCGACGCCTATCGCATCGAGTCGGCCCCCGAGCGGCTGCAGGCGGCCATGGCGGCTTCCTACATGACCGGTTACCGGCTGGCGATGATCATGGCCGGCGCCGGCGCACTGGCGCTGGCGGCCTGGCTCGGCAGCAACAGCGGTTATGACTACAACGGCTGGCGACTCACCTATCTGCTGATGGCGGGACTGATGTCCCTCGGCGTCATCACCACCCTCTGTTGTCATGAACCGGTGATCGACCTTGCCAACCAGAATGAGCAGCAGGCGGCCCACAAAGCCTTGTTGCTTGCTCGTGGCTGGCCCGCTTCGCTGGCCGGGCTCGGCGCCTGGAGCCACGAAGCCATCTGGTGCCCGTTTGCCGACTTCTTCCGCCGTTACGGCGGCTCGGCCCTGCTGATCCTCGGACTCATCGCCTGTTATCGCATCTCGGACGTGGTGATGGGGGTGATGTCCAACAGCTTCTACGTGGACATGCAGTTCAGCAAGACCGAGGTGGCCACCATCACCAAGGTATACGGGGTCATCATGACCCTGGTGGGGGCCGCATTGGGTGGTGTGCTGGTGATGCGCTTTGGCACCCTGCGCATTTTGTTCCTCGGCGCCCTGCTCACCGCCAGCACGAATCTGCTGTTCGCCCTGCTCAACGAGGTGGGCCACAACCTCGAGCTGCTGACCCTGATCATCTCGCTGGACAACCTCAGTGCCGGCATCGCCACGGCCGCCTTCGTGACCTATCTGTCGAGCCTGACCAATGTGGCCTTCTCCGCCACCCAGTACGCCCTGTTCAGCTCGGTCATGCTGCTGCTGCCCAAGCTGCTGGCGGGTTTCTCCGGCCGTTTTGTCGAACAGTTCGGTTACAGCAGCTTCTTCATCAGCACCAGCCTGCTCGGTATTCCGGTGCTGATCCTGATCGTGCTGGTTGCCAAACGAGGAAGATCCTTGCTCTCGCAATCGGATAAATAG
- a CDS encoding peptidylprolyl isomerase — protein sequence MKKLWLLAMLIAPLAFAGPKVRMETNHGNIVVELASKQAPQTVKNFLRYVADGSYDGSIFHRVIQDFVVQGGGYNQQFQQLPTFDPVVNESKGGLPNKRGSIAMARTQAVDSATRQFYFNLVDNNNLNANAGAGYTVFGQVVQGMEVLDKLAQVQTGYSPILRANDVPTSPIILKKVVLLADK from the coding sequence ATGAAAAAACTCTGGTTACTGGCCATGCTGATCGCCCCGCTGGCGTTCGCCGGCCCCAAGGTCAGGATGGAGACCAACCACGGCAATATCGTGGTGGAACTGGCGTCCAAACAGGCGCCGCAGACGGTGAAGAACTTCCTGCGCTACGTGGCGGATGGCAGCTATGACGGCAGCATCTTCCACCGGGTGATCCAGGACTTCGTGGTGCAGGGGGGTGGTTACAACCAGCAGTTCCAGCAACTGCCGACCTTCGATCCCGTGGTCAACGAATCCAAGGGCGGCCTGCCCAACAAGCGCGGCAGCATCGCCATGGCCCGCACCCAGGCGGTCGACAGTGCCACTCGCCAGTTCTACTTCAACCTGGTCGACAACAACAACCTCAACGCCAATGCCGGCGCCGGTTATACCGTGTTCGGCCAGGTGGTGCAGGGCATGGAGGTGCTGGACAAGCTGGCCCAGGTGCAGACCGGTTACAGCCCGATCCTGCGTGCCAACGACGTTCCCACCAGCCCCATCATCCTCAAGAAAGTGGTGCTGCTGGCAGACAAATAA
- a CDS encoding YajG family lipoprotein — MKKSLLLLAALMLGGCATHWPETALLNPQVIPSNQQYYSGNRITLEGVDKREAAYVFSIKKKEKAAVLVNSEQPLNNLLAEKLAEGLRSQGLEVGNSGTTNLTLAISSAAVTVEEKTFTYVTKSRVSLQVIADFQGSKLTKQFNMSSSKEGPGEPSMAELESILNQQLGSLLQQIMADNALRGYLKGQPS, encoded by the coding sequence ATGAAAAAGTCACTCTTGCTGCTGGCCGCCCTGATGCTGGGTGGTTGTGCGACTCACTGGCCGGAGACCGCCCTGCTCAACCCGCAGGTGATCCCCTCCAATCAGCAGTACTACTCCGGCAACCGCATCACCCTGGAAGGGGTGGACAAGCGTGAAGCCGCCTACGTCTTCTCCATCAAGAAGAAAGAGAAGGCTGCCGTGCTGGTCAACAGCGAACAGCCGCTCAACAACCTGCTGGCCGAAAAGCTGGCGGAAGGGCTGCGCAGCCAGGGGCTGGAAGTGGGCAACAGCGGTACCACCAACCTGACCCTGGCCATCTCCAGCGCTGCGGTCACGGTGGAAGAGAAGACCTTCACCTATGTCACCAAGTCCCGCGTCAGCCTGCAGGTGATCGCCGATTTCCAGGGCAGCAAGCTGACCAAGCAGTTCAACATGTCCTCCAGCAAGGAAGGCCCGGGTGAGCCGAGCATGGCCGAGCTGGAGTCCATCCTGAACCAGCAGCTGGGCAGCCTGCTGCAGCAGATCATGGCGGACAACGCCCTGCGCGGTTATCTCAAGGGTCAGCCGAGCTGA
- a CDS encoding methyltransferase: protein MQTLLDTAHCRLTLYRYPRQLQDPLQAWDAADEYLINTLAEEPLERDGPVIIMNDGFGALAAYLHGHAPVSVTDSHISEQATLANLAENGLDPHAIRLQDALASLPDAPALVVIKVSKYQALLEQQLLALRQVATPATRVIAAGKAKDIHSSTLALFEKYLGPTRTSLAWKKARLIHCTPVATPTERPALANPFPTVWPLEGTDMLIHNHANVFSRTSLDIGARFMLDNLPIHSARKVIDLGCGNGVLGLSLLARDAEVEVTFIDESHMAVASARLNVEHNLPAALPRTHFLVNNCLDGVAVGSVDRILCNPPFHQLQAITDHIAWQMFSDAHRVLPKGGELWIVGNRHLDYHNKLKRLFANAQVVASNSKFVILKAIKR from the coding sequence ATGCAAACCCTTCTCGACACGGCCCATTGTCGCCTGACCCTGTATCGCTATCCACGCCAGCTCCAGGATCCGTTGCAGGCCTGGGACGCCGCAGACGAGTACCTGATCAACACCCTGGCCGAGGAGCCCCTCGAGCGCGACGGCCCGGTCATCATCATGAACGACGGCTTCGGCGCGCTGGCCGCCTACCTGCACGGCCACGCTCCCGTCAGCGTGACCGACTCCCATATCAGCGAGCAGGCCACCCTGGCCAACCTCGCGGAGAACGGCCTGGATCCCCATGCCATCCGCCTGCAGGATGCACTGGCCTCCCTGCCCGATGCCCCCGCACTGGTGGTGATCAAGGTATCCAAATATCAGGCGCTGCTGGAGCAGCAACTGCTGGCCCTGCGCCAGGTGGCCACCCCCGCCACCCGCGTCATCGCCGCCGGCAAGGCCAAAGACATCCACAGCTCCACTCTGGCGCTGTTTGAAAAATACCTGGGGCCGACCCGCACCTCGCTGGCCTGGAAGAAGGCCCGCCTCATTCACTGCACCCCGGTCGCTACACCAACCGAACGGCCCGCGCTGGCCAATCCCTTTCCCACGGTCTGGCCGCTGGAGGGCACCGACATGCTCATCCACAACCACGCCAACGTGTTTTCACGCACCAGCCTGGATATCGGCGCCCGCTTCATGCTGGATAACCTGCCGATCCACAGCGCCCGCAAGGTTATCGATCTGGGTTGCGGCAACGGCGTGCTGGGGCTCTCCCTGCTGGCACGAGACGCCGAGGTGGAGGTGACCTTCATCGACGAGTCCCACATGGCGGTCGCCTCGGCCCGGCTCAACGTCGAACACAACCTGCCGGCTGCCCTGCCCCGCACCCACTTCCTGGTCAACAACTGTCTCGACGGCGTGGCGGTCGGCTCGGTGGACCGGATCCTCTGCAACCCGCCGTTCCACCAGTTGCAGGCGATCACCGACCATATCGCCTGGCAGATGTTCAGCGATGCCCATCGGGTGTTGCCCAAGGGCGGCGAACTCTGGATAGTAGGCAACCGTCACCTGGATTATCACAACAAGCTCAAGCGCCTGTTTGCCAACGCACAAGTCGTTGCGTCGAACAGCAAATTCGTTATTTTGAAAGCCATCAAACGCTAA
- a CDS encoding BolA family protein, producing the protein MQQQIEAKLAAALSPSHLEVINESYMHRVAPGSESHFKVVVVSQAFEGQRLLGRHRQVNGVLAEELAGAIHALALHTYTEQEWQQREQAPTTPSCVSKNGLS; encoded by the coding sequence ATGCAACAACAGATCGAGGCCAAGCTGGCCGCCGCCTTGTCCCCCAGCCATCTGGAAGTGATCAACGAAAGCTACATGCACCGGGTGGCGCCGGGCTCCGAGAGCCACTTCAAGGTGGTGGTGGTGAGCCAGGCGTTCGAAGGACAGCGGCTGCTGGGTCGTCATCGCCAGGTCAACGGGGTGCTGGCCGAAGAGTTGGCGGGGGCCATTCATGCATTGGCGCTGCATACCTATACCGAGCAGGAGTGGCAACAGCGGGAGCAGGCACCGACCACCCCCAGCTGCGTCAGCAAAAACGGCCTCTCCTAA
- a CDS encoding Na(+)-translocating NADH-quinone reductase subunit A, with amino-acid sequence MITIKRGLDIPVLGAPEQVIYDGPAITRVATLGEEFVGMRPTMFVKVGDRVIKGQELFEDKKNPGVKFTAPATGVVSEINRGAKRILQSVVIDIDGSDEQVTFEHFASAELAKLERSKVQEILVASGQWTALRTRPFSKVPAVGSTPRAIFVTAMDTNPLAASAELIIKEQAQAFLDGLAVLTRLTDGTVYVCKGEASLPHASLAQVKEEVFVGPHPAGLPGTHIHFLDPVGAKKVQWHINYQDVIAYGKLFTTGQIFTDKVIALAGPNVVKPRLLRTRMGACISQLTNNELRADENRIISGSLLSGAKAEGVHDYLGRYHNQVSVLGEGREKEFLGWVNPSASKFSITRTTLSHLMKGKLINFTTTTNGSDRSMVPIGNYERVMPLDILPTLLLRDLVSGDTDNAQALGCLELDEEDLALCTFVCPGKTEYGPVLRECLTKIELEG; translated from the coding sequence ATGATTACAATTAAAAGAGGACTGGACATCCCCGTGCTGGGTGCTCCGGAGCAAGTAATCTACGATGGCCCGGCCATCACCCGTGTTGCTACACTCGGCGAAGAGTTCGTGGGGATGCGTCCTACTATGTTTGTCAAAGTAGGTGATCGCGTCATTAAAGGTCAGGAGCTCTTCGAAGATAAGAAGAATCCCGGCGTTAAATTCACGGCCCCCGCCACCGGTGTGGTTTCAGAGATCAACCGGGGTGCCAAGCGCATTCTGCAATCCGTTGTCATCGATATCGATGGGTCCGACGAGCAGGTGACCTTTGAGCACTTTGCGTCTGCCGAGCTGGCCAAGCTCGAGCGCAGCAAGGTGCAAGAGATCCTGGTCGCGTCCGGCCAATGGACCGCGTTGCGTACCCGCCCGTTCAGCAAGGTGCCGGCCGTGGGTTCCACCCCTCGCGCCATCTTCGTCACCGCCATGGACACCAACCCGCTGGCTGCCAGTGCGGAGCTGATCATCAAGGAACAGGCCCAGGCTTTCCTCGACGGTCTGGCCGTGCTGACTCGTCTGACCGATGGCACCGTCTACGTCTGCAAGGGCGAGGCCAGCCTGCCGCACGCTTCCCTGGCGCAAGTCAAGGAAGAGGTGTTTGTCGGCCCGCACCCTGCCGGTCTGCCCGGTACCCACATCCACTTCCTGGACCCGGTCGGTGCCAAGAAGGTGCAGTGGCACATCAACTATCAGGATGTGATCGCCTACGGCAAGCTGTTCACCACCGGTCAGATCTTTACCGACAAGGTGATCGCGCTGGCCGGCCCGAACGTGGTCAAACCGCGTCTGCTGCGTACCCGCATGGGCGCCTGCATCAGCCAGCTGACCAACAACGAACTGCGTGCGGACGAGAATCGCATCATCTCCGGTTCCCTGCTGAGCGGTGCCAAGGCCGAAGGGGTACATGACTACCTGGGTCGCTACCACAATCAGGTCAGCGTACTGGGTGAAGGTCGCGAGAAAGAGTTCCTGGGTTGGGTCAATCCCAGCGCCAGCAAGTTCTCCATCACCCGTACCACCCTCTCTCACCTGATGAAGGGCAAACTCATCAACTTCACTACCACCACCAACGGTAGTGATCGCTCCATGGTGCCTATCGGCAACTATGAGCGCGTGATGCCGCTCGACATCCTGCCGACCCTGCTGCTGCGGGATCTGGTCTCCGGCGACACCGACAATGCGCAAGCACTCGGCTGTCTGGAACTGGATGAGGAAGATCTGGCGCTCTGTACCTTCGTCTGCCCCGGCAAGACCGAGTACGGCCCAGTCTTGCGTGAGTGCCTGACCAAGATCGAACTGGAAGGTTAA
- a CDS encoding NADH:ubiquinone reductase (Na(+)-transporting) subunit B has protein sequence MSFKQLLENMEHHFEPGGKYAKYYALFEAAYTLFYTPGSVTRNAAHVRDAIDLKRMMIMVWLAVFPAMFWGMYNVGNQSIAAIAHLGTAAGADTWQYTIATLLGASLDPAVAGIGSKMLIGAAHFLPIYLTVFLVGGFWEVLFAMVRKHEINEGFFVTSILFALIVPPELPLWQAALGITFGVVLAKEVFGGTGKNFLNPALAGRAFLFFAYPGQISGDAVWVAVDGYSGATALSQWAQGGQMALINGATGQTISWMDAFLGNLPGSIGEVSTLMILIGAAMIVYMRIASWRIIAGVMIGMVATSLLFNVIGSDTNPMFNMPWHWHLVLGGFAFGMAFMATDPVSAAFTNKGKWWYGALIGVMVVLIRVVNPAFPEGMMLAILFANLFAPLFDHFVAQANIKRRIARGV, from the coding sequence ATGAGTTTCAAGCAACTTCTTGAAAATATGGAACATCACTTCGAGCCGGGTGGCAAGTACGCCAAGTACTATGCCCTGTTCGAAGCGGCGTACACCCTGTTTTATACCCCCGGGTCCGTGACCCGCAATGCCGCCCACGTCCGTGATGCGATCGATCTGAAGCGCATGATGATCATGGTGTGGCTGGCCGTGTTCCCGGCCATGTTCTGGGGCATGTACAACGTCGGCAACCAATCCATCGCCGCCATCGCCCATCTGGGCACGGCTGCCGGTGCCGACACCTGGCAATACACCATCGCCACCCTGCTGGGTGCTTCGCTGGATCCGGCCGTCGCCGGCATCGGCAGCAAGATGCTGATCGGTGCTGCCCACTTCCTGCCCATCTACCTGACCGTGTTCCTGGTCGGTGGCTTCTGGGAAGTGCTGTTCGCCATGGTGCGCAAGCACGAGATCAACGAAGGCTTCTTCGTGACCTCCATCCTGTTCGCGCTGATCGTGCCGCCCGAGCTGCCCCTGTGGCAAGCTGCCCTGGGTATCACCTTCGGTGTGGTGCTGGCCAAGGAAGTGTTCGGTGGTACCGGCAAGAACTTCCTGAACCCGGCGCTGGCGGGTCGTGCCTTCCTGTTCTTCGCCTATCCGGGCCAGATCTCCGGTGATGCAGTCTGGGTTGCCGTCGACGGCTACTCGGGTGCCACCGCGCTGAGCCAGTGGGCCCAGGGCGGCCAGATGGCGCTGATCAACGGTGCCACCGGCCAGACCATCAGCTGGATGGACGCCTTCCTTGGCAACCTGCCCGGTTCCATCGGTGAAGTCTCCACTCTGATGATCCTCATCGGTGCGGCCATGATCGTCTACATGCGGATCGCCTCCTGGCGCATCATCGCCGGTGTGATGATCGGCATGGTTGCGACCTCCCTGCTGTTCAACGTCATCGGTTCCGATACCAACCCCATGTTCAACATGCCGTGGCACTGGCATCTGGTGCTGGGCGGCTTCGCCTTTGGTATGGCCTTCATGGCGACCGATCCGGTCTCCGCTGCCTTCACCAACAAGGGCAAGTGGTGGTATGGCGCCCTGATCGGGGTGATGGTGGTGCTGATCCGGGTGGTGAACCCCGCCTTCCCGGAAGGCATGATGCTGGCCATTCTGTTTGCCAACCTGTTTGCCCCCTTGTTTGACCATTTCGTGGCGCAGGCGAACATCAAGCGGAGGATCGCTCGTGGCGTTTAA
- a CDS encoding Na(+)-translocating NADH-quinone reductase subunit C, translated as MAFNKDSTVGTLTIVTGLCLVCSIVVSVAAVGLRPAQLENRALDKQSNILSVAGVDISSVAKRDLAQLYGDKIEARLVDLTTGEFVDGDADNFDTKLAAKDPAKSIRLAPADDKAGLRQISKLIPVFFAKDAEGKVDNIILPIYGQGLWSTMYAFVAVAADGQTIKGITYYDHGETPGLGGEIENPAWRELFVGKKLFDQDGMPALRVIKGHAPAGSEHEIDGLSGATLTGNGVQHTFDFWMGPKGFGPFLAKVRAGEINNG; from the coding sequence GTGGCGTTTAATAAAGACTCTACTGTCGGCACCCTCACCATAGTGACCGGTCTGTGCCTGGTCTGCTCCATCGTGGTCTCCGTGGCTGCCGTGGGACTGCGTCCGGCCCAGCTGGAAAACCGGGCGCTGGACAAGCAAAGCAACATTCTGTCCGTCGCCGGTGTCGACATCAGCAGCGTGGCCAAGCGCGATCTGGCCCAGCTGTACGGTGACAAGATTGAAGCGCGTCTGGTCGATTTGACTACCGGTGAGTTCGTTGACGGCGATGCCGACAACTTCGATACCAAGCTGGCGGCAAAAGACCCGGCCAAGAGCATTCGTCTGGCCCCGGCCGACGACAAGGCCGGCCTGCGTCAAATCTCCAAACTGATCCCGGTGTTCTTCGCGAAAGATGCCGAGGGCAAGGTCGACAACATCATCCTGCCGATCTACGGCCAGGGGCTGTGGTCCACCATGTACGCCTTCGTGGCGGTCGCGGCTGACGGCCAGACCATCAAGGGCATCACCTACTATGACCACGGTGAAACCCCGGGTCTGGGCGGCGAGATCGAAAATCCGGCCTGGCGCGAGCTGTTCGTCGGCAAGAAGCTGTTCGATCAGGATGGCATGCCGGCACTGCGGGTGATCAAGGGTCATGCTCCGGCTGGTTCCGAGCATGAGATCGACGGCCTGTCCGGCGCGACCCTGACCGGTAACGGCGTACAGCATACCTTCGACTTCTGGATGGGTCCCAAGGGCTTCGGTCCTTTCCTGGCCAAGGTTCGTGCAGGAGAAATCAACAATGGCTGA
- a CDS encoding NADH:ubiquinone reductase (Na(+)-transporting) subunit D — protein sequence MADKSEMKKLLLTPVLGNNPIALQVLGVCSALAVTSQMKTAFVMTLAVTAVTAFSNLFISLIRNQIPNSVRIIAQMAVIASLVIVVDQVLKAYAYDISKQLSVFVGLIITNCIVMGRAEAYAMKSAPLPSFLDGIGNGLGYGAVLLTVATVREILGSGTWFGIELLPLVNNGGWYVPNGLLLLPPSAFFIIGLIIWGVRTKDPKQVEAKD from the coding sequence ATGGCTGACAAGAGCGAAATGAAAAAGTTGCTGTTGACGCCTGTGCTCGGCAACAACCCCATCGCACTGCAGGTGCTGGGGGTCTGTTCCGCGCTGGCCGTTACCAGCCAGATGAAGACGGCGTTCGTGATGACGCTGGCCGTTACCGCGGTCACCGCCTTCTCCAACCTGTTCATCTCCCTGATCCGCAACCAGATCCCGAACAGCGTGCGGATCATCGCCCAGATGGCGGTGATTGCCTCGCTGGTTATCGTTGTTGACCAGGTGCTCAAGGCGTATGCCTACGACATCTCCAAGCAGCTGTCGGTGTTCGTCGGCCTCATCATCACCAACTGTATCGTGATGGGCCGTGCCGAAGCCTACGCCATGAAGAGTGCCCCGCTGCCCTCCTTCCTGGACGGTATCGGCAACGGCCTGGGTTATGGCGCCGTGCTGCTGACCGTGGCCACCGTGCGCGAGATCCTGGGCTCCGGTACCTGGTTCGGCATCGAACTGCTGCCGCTGGTGAACAATGGCGGCTGGTATGTGCCCAACGGCCTGCTGCTGCTGCCGCCGAGTGCGTTCTTCATCATTGGTCTGATCATCTGGGGCGTACGCACCAAGGATCCCAAGCAGGTGGAGGCGAAGGATTAA
- the nqrE gene encoding NADH:ubiquinone reductase (Na(+)-transporting) subunit E — translation MEHYISLLIRSIFIENLALSFFLGMCTFLAVSKKVKTAMGLGIAVIVVQTVAVPANNLIYNYVLKDGALVSGLDLSFLSFITFIGVIAALVQILEMALDKYFPALYNALGIFLPLITVNCAIFGGVSFMVQRDYNFVESVVYGVGSGAGWMLAIVAMAGIREKMKYSDVPEGLRGLGITFITAGLMALGFMSFSGISL, via the coding sequence ATGGAACACTATATCAGTCTGTTGATTCGCTCGATCTTCATCGAGAACCTGGCGCTCTCCTTCTTCCTGGGGATGTGTACCTTCCTGGCGGTGTCCAAGAAGGTCAAGACCGCCATGGGCCTGGGGATCGCCGTTATCGTGGTTCAGACCGTGGCCGTCCCGGCCAACAACCTGATCTACAACTACGTCCTCAAGGACGGTGCCCTGGTTTCCGGCCTGGACTTAAGCTTCCTGAGCTTCATCACCTTCATCGGGGTGATCGCGGCACTGGTGCAGATCCTGGAGATGGCGCTGGACAAGTACTTCCCGGCTCTCTACAACGCGCTTGGTATCTTCCTGCCGCTCATCACCGTGAACTGCGCCATCTTCGGTGGCGTCTCCTTCATGGTGCAGCGTGACTACAACTTCGTTGAGTCCGTGGTCTATGGCGTGGGTTCGGGTGCCGGCTGGATGCTTGCCATCGTCGCGATGGCGGGGATCCGCGAGAAGATGAAGTATTCCGATGTTCCAGAAGGCCTGCGTGGCCTCGGCATCACCTTCATCACCGCGGGTCTGATGGCGCTGGGCTTCATGTCCTTCTCTGGTATTTCCCTGTAA
- the nqrF gene encoding NADH:ubiquinone reductase (Na(+)-transporting) subunit F: MEIILGVVMFTVILLALVAVILFAKSKLVTAGDVTISINGDPAKAVTSPAGGKLLGVLAGSGIFVSSACGGGGSCGQCKVRVKSGGGDILPTELDHISKGEARHGERLACQVTVRSDMDIELPEEIFGVKKWDCTVISNDNKATFIKELKLQIPDGESVPFRAGGYIQIEAPAHHVQYKNFDIPEEYRGDWDRFKIFELESKVNEPIIRAYSMANYPEEFGIIMLNVRIATPPPSNWTAPPGQMSSYIFSLKAGDKVTISGPFGEFFAKDTDAEMVFIGGGAGMAPMRSHIFDQLRRLKTKRKMSFWYGARSKREMFYVEDFDMLQAENDNFQWHVALSDPQPEDNWDGYTGFIHNVLFENYLKNHEAPEDCEFYMCGPPVMNAAVINMLKNLGVEDENILLDDFGG, translated from the coding sequence ATGGAAATTATTCTGGGTGTGGTCATGTTCACCGTGATCCTGCTGGCCTTGGTGGCAGTCATTCTGTTCGCCAAGTCCAAGCTGGTGACCGCCGGTGACGTGACAATCAGCATCAACGGCGACCCGGCCAAGGCTGTCACCAGCCCGGCGGGTGGCAAGCTGCTCGGCGTGCTGGCCGGCAGCGGTATCTTCGTCTCCTCCGCCTGTGGCGGCGGCGGCTCCTGTGGTCAGTGCAAGGTACGGGTGAAATCCGGCGGCGGCGATATCCTGCCGACCGAGCTGGATCACATCAGCAAGGGCGAAGCCCGTCACGGCGAGCGTCTGGCCTGTCAGGTCACCGTTCGTTCCGACATGGACATCGAACTGCCGGAAGAGATCTTCGGGGTGAAGAAGTGGGACTGTACCGTCATCTCCAATGACAACAAGGCCACCTTCATCAAGGAGCTCAAGCTGCAGATCCCGGATGGCGAGAGCGTACCGTTCCGCGCCGGTGGTTATATCCAGATCGAAGCGCCGGCTCACCACGTGCAGTACAAGAACTTCGATATTCCCGAGGAGTATCGCGGTGACTGGGATCGCTTCAAGATCTTCGAGCTGGAGTCCAAGGTCAACGAGCCGATCATCCGTGCCTACTCCATGGCCAACTATCCGGAAGAGTTCGGCATCATCATGCTGAACGTGCGGATCGCGACCCCGCCGCCGAGCAACTGGACTGCCCCTCCCGGCCAGATGTCCTCCTACATCTTCAGCCTGAAGGCTGGCGACAAGGTGACCATCTCTGGTCCGTTTGGCGAGTTCTTCGCCAAGGACACCGATGCCGAGATGGTGTTCATCGGTGGTGGTGCTGGTATGGCGCCGATGCGTTCCCACATCTTCGATCAGCTGCGCCGTCTGAAGACCAAGCGCAAGATGAGCTTCTGGTACGGTGCCCGTTCCAAGCGCGAGATGTTCTATGTCGAAGACTTCGACATGCTGCAGGCCGAGAACGACAACTTCCAGTGGCACGTCGCCCTGTCTGATCCGCAACCGGAAGACAACTGGGACGGCTACACCGGCTTCATCCACAACGTGTTGTTCGAGAACTATCTCAAGAACCACGAGGCGCCGGAAGATTGCGAGTTCTACATGTGCGGGCCTCCCGTGATGAACGCTGCCGTCATCAACATGCTGAAAAACCTTGGTGTTGAAGACGAAAACATCCTGCTGGATGACTTTGGTGGTTAA